Within Armatimonadota bacterium, the genomic segment CGGCCACCCCGCCCCGGCCCGAGCGGCTGCTCGACCTCCTGCGCGGCTACGCGGAGCACCGGCTGGAGATGCGGTTGCGCAGCCCGGCGGTGATGGGCCGCTTCCCGCCACCATGACTGCGCCGGCGGAATGGGGGTATAGTCAAGACACGGAGGTGGGGCGATGGAGATCGACCTGGAGCGGGCCAAGCGGGCCCTGATGGAGCTGGGGACAGCACTGGAGGAAGCGCGCCAGGTGGTCTCGCCGGGGACCCCCGGGCACCTCCGGATCAAGACCGAGAACCGGGTGATCGAGCTCCCGATGTCCTGGGCGCTGGGCGGGCTGGCCGCCTTTGCCCTGGCCACGCTGCTCGCGCGCGTGCCCACCCCCATCACGCGGAAGCTGCGCGAGGACGAGCCGCTCGGTATCGGCTAACACCCCCCACCGGCCCCGTCGCCTGCGCGCGGGCGGCGTCGCTATACTCAGGGCATGCCGGTCCCGCTCGACAGCCTGGAGAAGATCGCCAACCTGGCCAAGCGGCGGGGATTCGTCCTCCCCTCGGCGGAGATCTACGGGCCGCTCGGGGGGATCTACGACTTCGGGCCGCTCGGCGCGCTCTTCCGCCAGAACCTGCGCGCCGCCTGGTGGGAGCGCTTCGTCCAGCAGCGCCCCGACGTCGTCCCCATCGAGAGCGCCCTCATCACCCGCCGGGAGGTCCTGCAGGCCTCCGGGCACGAGGAGTCCTTCACCGACCCGCTGGTGGAGTGCGTCGTCTGCCACCAGCGCTTCCGCGCCGACGAGGCGATCCCCCCCGCCCGCGACCACGCGCACCGCCTGACCGAGCCGCGCCAGTTCAACCTGATGTTCCGCACCTACGTGGGCTCCACCGAGGAGACGGGGGACCTGGCTTACCTGCGCCCGGAGACGGCGCAGGGGATGTTCGTGAACTTCAAGGCGGTGGCCGAGGTGGCGCGCCTCAAGATCCCCTTCGGCATCGCCCAGATGGGGAAGAGCTTCCGCAACGAGATCACCCACGGGAAGTGGCTCTTCCGCCTGCGGGAGTTCGAGATCGCGGAGATCGAGTACTTCGTCCAGCCGGGCACCGACGCCGCCTGGTTCGACCACTGGCTGGAGGCGTGGGAGCGCTTCTTCCTCGACCTGGGGATCGCCCCGGCCAACCTGCGCCGCTACGAGCACCCGCCGGAGAGCCTGGCGCACTACTCCAAGCGCACGGTGGACCTGCAGTACCGCTTCCCCTTCGACTGGAGCGAGCTGGCGGGGGTGGCCAACCGCACCGACTACGACCTGAGCCGCCACCAGCAGTTCTCCGGGCGGGACCTCACCTACTTCGACGAGGCCACCCGCACCAAGTACGTCCCCTACGTCATCGAGCCGACCATGGGGCTGGAGCGTGCCATGCTCGCCTTCCTGGCCGACGCCTACCGGGAGTACCCCGGCGGGCGGGCGGAGCACGGGGAGGGGGAGACGGAGGTCGTGCTGCACCTCCACCCGCGCTTGGCGCCCATTACCGCCGCCGTCCTCCCGCTGGTGCGCAAGGACGGCCTGCCGGAGATCGCCCGGGAGCTCGCGGGCGAGCTCCGGCGGTACTGGTTCGTCCAGTACGACGAGAGCGGCTCCATCGGCCGGCGCTACCGGCGCTTCGACGAGATCGGCACGCCCTGGTGCATCACCGTGGACGGACAAACCCGCCAGGACGAGACGGTGACGGTGCGGGACCGGGACACCATGCGCCAGGAGCGCGTCCGCATGGCGGAGCTCGTCCCGTGGATCCGGGAGCACCTGGCCGGGGCGAAGGCGCCGGCCCCCGCGTCGTGAGCCGCTCTCCCGGGACGTCGAGCACGTGCCTTGCCATCCGGCACGCCGCCTCCCATCATAGCATCGGCGTCGCGGTGCACCTGCATCGGCGGCGCGATGACCGCGCATCGGCGGCGCGAGGCCCGCATCCGGTGCCGGACGGAGGGATGAGATGGCTGAGGTGAAGGAGCGCCCGCCCCAGACGCGGAGCCGGTGGACGATGCTCTTCGAGGAGGGCGACGCGACCATGCGCGACCTCCTCGGCGGGAAGGGGGCGGGGCTCGCCGAGATGAGCCGCATCGGCCTGCCCGTCCCGCCCGGCTTCACCATCACCACGGAGGCCTGCCTGGCCTACTTCCGGGCGGGGCGGCAGTTCCCCGAGGGCCTGCTGGACGAGGTGCGCGAGAAGCTCGCGGTGGTGGAGGAGCGCACCGGTAAGCGCTTCGGCGACCCTCGGAACCCGCTGCTGCTCTCCGTGCGCTCGGGCGCCAAGTTCAGCATGCCCGGGATGATGGACACCGTGCTCAACCTGGGCTGCACGCCTCAGACGGTGGAGGGGCTGGCACGGCTGACCGGCGACCCGCGCTTCGCCTACGACGCCTACCGCCGCTTCCTCCAGATGTTCGGCAACGTCGTGCTGGGGCTGCGCCACGAGCTCTTCGAGCACGCGCTGGAGGAGCTCAAGCAGGCACGGGGGGTGGCGCTGGACGTGGAGCTGACGGCCGAGGACCTGCGCGAGCTCGTGCGTCGCTACCGGGCGCTCGTGGAGGCGCAGCTCGGCCGCCCCTTCCCCGAGGACCCCCTCGAGCAGCTGACCATGGCCATCCGCGCCGTCTTCGAGTCCTGGCACAACCCGCGGGCCGTCACCTACCGCCGCCACCACCGCATCCCCGACGACCTGGGCACCGCGGTGAACGTCCAGGCCATGGTCTTCGGCAACCTGGGGGCCGACTCGGGGACCGGCGTGGCCTTCACCCGTAACCCGGCCACGGGGGAGAAGCGCGTCTACGGCGAGTACCTGCTGAACGCCCAGGGCGAGGACGTCGTGGCCGGCCTGCGCACGCCCAAGCCCATCGCGGAGCTGGAGCGGGACCTGCCCGAAGCCTACCGCCAGCTCCTCGACGTGTGCGCCCTGCTGGAGCGGCACTACCGGGACGTGCAGGACATCGAGTTCACCATCGAGCGCGGCCGCCTCTACCTCCTGCAGACCCGCGCCGGCAAGCGCACCGCCCAGGCGGCGGTGCGCATCGCCGTGGACATGGTGCGCGAGGGGCTGATCTCCCGGGAGGAGGCCGTGCTGCGCGTCGACGCCCACGAGTTCGAGAAGATCCTCCACCGTCAGGTCGACCCCCACGCCCCCAGGCGGGTGCTGGCCCGCGGGCTGGCGGCCAGCCCGGGCGCGGCCCAGGGGGCGGTGGTCTTCGACGCCGACGTGGCTGCCGAACGCGGGCGGCGCGGGGAGCGGGTCATCCTGGTGCGGCAGGAGACCAACCCCAACGATGTCCACGGCATGCTCGTGGCCCAGGGCATCCTCACCGGCCGGGGCGGCATGACGAGCCACGCCGCCATCGTGGCCCGCGGCATCGGCACGCCGGCGGTGGTGGGGGCGGAAGCGCTACGCATCGACGAGGCCCGCGGGGAGTTCCGCGTCGACGGTACCGTGGTGCGCGAGGGGGACGTCATCACCATCGACGGCAACACCGGGGAGATCCTCCTGGGCGCGGTGCCGCTGGTCGACCCGCAGCTGGGCGGGGAGGTGGAGGAGTTCCTGCGCTACGCCGACGAGTTCCGCCGCCTGGGGGTGCGGGCCAACGCCGACTACCCGGAGGACGCGCGCAAGGCCCGCGAGTTCGGCGCCGAGGGGATCGGGCTGTGCCGCACCGAGTACATGTTCACCAAGGCCGAGCGGCAGCCCATCTACCTGCGCCTGATCATGGCCCGCACCAGCGAGGAGCGGCAGGCGGCCCTGGACCAGCTCCTGCCGCTGCAGCGGGAGGACTTCAAGGGCCTCTTCCGGGAGATGGCCGGGCGGCCGGTGATCATCCGCCTCTTTGACCCGCCGCTGCACGAATTCCTCCCGCCCCTGGAGCAGCTGGTGGAGGAGATCACCCGTATCGAGCTCACCGGACAGGAGTCGGCGTGGCTGCGCGACCAGCGCGAGCGCCTGGGGGTGCCCGCCGCCGACCCCGAGCGGCTGGAGCGCCTGCGGGCCCTGCGGCAGCGCGTCCAGGAGCTGCGCGAGGTCAACCCGATGCTCGGGTTGCGCGGGTGCCGGCTGGGCATCCTCTACCCTGAGATCAACGAGATGCAGGTGCGGGCCATCCTGCAGGCCGCCATCGAGTTGAAGCGGGACGAGGGGACGGACGTCATCCCCGAGATCATGATCCCGCTGGTCGGGCACCCCAACGAGCTGCGCGTGGTGCACCAGCAGTTGGCCGCCATCGCCGAGCGCCTGGTGCGGGAGTCGGGCGTTCCGGTGCGCTACCTGTTCGGCACGATGATCGAGCTGCCGCGGGCGGCGCTGGTGGCCGACCAGATCGCCGAGCTGGCCGAGTTCTTCTCCTACGGGACCAACGACCTGACCCAGACGGTCTTCGGCTTCTCCCGCGACGACGCCCAGGCCAAGTTCCTGGCCGCCTACATCGAGCGCGGCATCTTCACCGAGGACCCCTTCCAGGTCCTCGACCGCCAGGGGGTGGGCAAGCTCATGGAACTGGGGACACAGCTCGGCCGGCGCACCCGCCCCACCCTGGAGGTGGGGATCTGCGGGGAGCACGGCGGCGACCCGGCCTCGGTGGAGTTCTGCCACCAGATCGGGCTCGACTACGTCTCCTGCTCGCCCTTCCGCATCCCCATCGCGCGTCTCGCCGCGGCCCAGGCGGCCCTGCGGGAGCGGGTGGCGGTGGCCAGGGACGTCTGAGCGGTTCCTCGCGCGCCCGGCGCCGTCGGGATGACCCCTCGCGAGGCCATCGAGGCGCGCGAGCGCGGCTGGCTGCGCCCCGGCGCCGCGCTGGCGGCCGCCTCCCGCGGGCGCGCGGTCCCCGAGCCGGAGGACGACCTCCGCACCGCCTTCCAGCGTGACCGCGACCGGATCCTGCACAGCAAGGCCTTCCGCCGCCTGAAGCACAAGACCCAGGTCTTCCTGGCCCCCGAGGGCGACCACTACCGTACGCGGCTGACGCATACGCTCGAGGTGGCGCAGATCGCCCGCACCGTGGCCCGGGTGCTGCGCCTCAACGAGGACCTCACCGAAGCGGTGGCGCTGGGCCACGACCTGGGCCACCCGCCTTTCGGCCACGCCGGGGAGGCGGCCCTGCACGAGGCGATGGCGCCCTACGGCGGCTTCCACCACGTCGAGCAGTCGCTGCGCGTCGTTCGCCAGCTGGAACGGCGGCGCCGCGCCGACGGCACGGAGGTGCGCGGACTCAACCTCACCTGGGAGGTGCTCGACGGCATCGGCGGGCACTCCAAGGGCCTGGCCGACCTGGGGGCGGCCGAGGGCATGCTCCCGGCCACCCTGGAAGGACAGGTCGTGCGCCTGGCCGACCGCATCGCCTACGTCCACCACGACATGGACGACGCCGTGCGGGCCGGGCTGATGGCCGAAGCCGAGGTTCCCCCTGCGGTGGTGGCGGTCCTGGGACGCGCCCGGGGCGCCTGGCTCGACACTGTGGTCCGCGACCTGGTGACCCACAGCGCCGAGGGCCCCATCCGGTTGAGCGACCCGGTGCGCGAGGCGCTGGACCGCCTGAAGGACTTCCTGACGGCGCGGGTCTACCTGGGTCCGCACGCCGCCGCGGACGTCCGCCGCGCCCGCGTCGTCGTGCACGCCCTCTTCGCGCACTTCCTGGAGCACCCTGAGGCGCTGCCTGACCGCGATCCGGCGGAGCCCCTGCCCCGGGCGGTGTGCGACTTCCTGGCCGGGATGACCGACCGCTTCGCCATCCGGATGTACGAGCAGCTCCACCCCGGCCGTCCCCGGCCCGCGTGACGAGCGGCCGCGTGGGGAGCGGCCCGGGTGCGCCGCGGCCCGGGTGCGCAACGGCCCAGGTGCGGAGCCCGCGGCAGGGAGGCGCTGCCTGGATGCAGAATATGCACATGTCTGCAACAACATTCGCCGGCGGAAAGGAGGGCTGGGGTACGCACGCCGGGGACTTTCCGCCCCCGAGGGGCGCGTCGCGGCCCGGCCGCGACGGGGAGTGGGAGGCGTACAGCGCATGCCGTACCGCGGAAAGGTGAAGTGGTTCAACCCCGAAAAGGGGTATGGGTTCATCGCCCGTGACGACGGGCGGGACGTCTTCGTCCACTACTCCGCCATCCAGATGGAAGGTTTCCGCACCCTCGAGGAAGGCCAGCTCGTGGAGTTCGAGATCGTCGAGGGCGCGCGCGGCCCGCAGGCCTCCAACGTCGTCCGCATCATGGAGTGATCCGGGTGGCCCGGCGGGCGCCTGGCGCGGCGTCCCGGCGGCGGCCGGGGCGCCGCGCGGCTTTGGGGCCGGGCGGGCGCGCCGCCAGTGCGGTCGTGGACGTCGCCACCGGACCCCGCAGGGGCCGAGGAGTTTCCCTCCTCGCAGCCGAAGTCTCTCTCGGACCAGACCGGTGTCCATCCCCGATCCTGCTGCGATGGAGGACTCCCGTGCCCCGGCCCCGACAGGCTGAGCCGCTGCAGGTCATTGTCCAGGGGCGCCACGTCGAGGTGACGCCCGACCTCCGCCGCTACGTCGAGCGCAAGCTCGGGCGCCTGCGCCGCCACTTCGACCAGATCACCCAGGCCCAGGTGGTCCTCAGCCACGGGCGGTCCTCCCGGGGGCAGGGCTACCGGGCGGAGGTGACGATCTGGGGGGACGGCGTCGTGCTCCGCGGCGAGCAGGCCAGTGCGGATGCCCGGGCCTCGGTGGACGGGGTGGTGGACAAGCTGGAGAAGCAGGTGGCCAGGGTGCGCAGCCGGCTCATCCGCAAGCGCCGGATCGACGCCGCGCGCACCAAACAGCGCCGCCGCGCCGCCTCCGAGGCGGCGCGGCGCGGCTCGCCGGCGGAGCTGCCGCCCGAGGTCGTGCGCACCAAGCGGTTCGCCCTCAAGCCGATGACGGTCGAGGAGGCGATGATGCAGATGGAGCTGCTGGGCCACGACTTCTTCGTCTTCCGCCGGATGGAGACGGGCGAGGTCAACGTCCTCTACCGCCGCCGGGCGGGGGACTACGGCCTGATCGCGCCGGAATAGGCCGCCGCGCCAAGCCGGTCGGCGCGGGGCAGGTGGAACGACGCGCGGAGGGGAGGCAGGGGATGGAGCGCACGCAGCGTGCTCCGGAGCAGGGCGACGGTGGCGCCGTGACCCGGCAGGCCGAAGAGGTCATCCGCCGCCTGCGCGGCGTCCTCTCCGTGCGGGCCGAAGCCGACGCCCAGGGCCGCCTGGAGGTGATCCACGTCCTGGGCGAGGCGGACCGCAGCCCCAAGCTCATCGCCATGGAAGTGGCTTCGGCGCTGGCCGCGGAGCTGGGTCTGCAGGTCGACCCCCGGCAGATCCGCGTGGCGGGCCTGCGCGGCGCCGAGACGGGCGTCCCCGCCCCGCAGGCGCGGCTGAAGTTCGTGGGCCTCACCGTCGCCTCGCTGCACGGCACCTGCGAGGTGAAGGTCCACCTGGAGGACCGCGGCCTGCGCTACGAGGGGGTGGCCTCGGGGCCCAATACCACCCGCAGCCGGCTGGAGCTGGTCGCGACCGCCACGCTGCGCGCCGTCGAAGTCTTCCTGCGGGCGAGCGGGATGCTGGTCCTGGACGGCGCCGCGGTCGTACGCGTGGGCGATCGGGACGTGGCCGTCGCCGTCGTGACCCTGGCCGGCCAGGACGAGGAGGTCCTCAGCGGCTCGTCCGTGGTGCGGGACGACCCCCGCGAGGCCATGGTCCGCGCCATCCTCAACGCGCTCAACCGCCCGGTGGGCTGGCTGGCCGCAGGGCGCCCACGCTAGCGGCCACGGCTCGTTGTCATGGTGCATGAACCGGCGGGCCGCGTCCCCGGCCGGCGAGGGAAGAGACGCCCTGACAGTCTCCCGACGATGGTGCACCGCCAGGAGGTGCACACTCCGCCACGACCTGACCTGGGGCAGCAGGCTTCGGTCGCGGGCAACTCGTCTCGGGGCGAGGGGGCGCGGGGCCGCGGCGAGGGGGCGCGGGGCCGGGGCCCTCGACCGACCTGGCCTCATAGCGGTTGTGGGCCCGGCAACGCAACTGGATGTTCTGCACGGTTGCCGGACCGCCGGTGGCGTATGGCACGACGTGGTGGAACTCCAGGAAGGCCACCTCGGTGCAGCGCTGGCCGGTCTGGCCGATGAACGCACAGCGGCCTCCGTCCCGGTCCCAGACGGCACGGCGCACGGCGGCGGGGATGTGACGCGAACGGCTGGCGGCATCCGTGGGGGCCGGCACGTCTCCGGGGTCCCCGGTCGCGAGGGGAGACGGCTCCCCCGGACGCGGGCCGGCGCCCGGTGCCTGGCTGGCTGCGGCAGGCACAGTAGTCCCCGGAAGAGGGGCGACCGACCTGGGGCGCTGTGCACCTCCGAGTTTCCGCCTGGTCAACTCCCGGAGGAGGGCGGTGAGGGCGCGGTCCACGATGGTGGCCACGTCGCCGTCGGGGACCTGGTGGCGCATTAGGGCCTGGGCCTGCCGCAGCTTGGCGCAGGTCTCGGCGCTCGCCGTGAACTGGATCTTGTAGTGCTGCGGCCCGAGCGGGGCGATGACCGCCCGGCGCGCAGCCGCTGGTGCTCCCGGCCCCAACCGTGCCGGTGAGGCGGCCAAGACCGAGGGAGGGGCGGGGGCCGACGAGGCGGCCAAGACCAGGGGAGGGGCGTGGGCCGACGAGGCCGGGGATCCCCGCTGCGCTGCTGGCCCGAGCGGTGAGGTGGCCTCGGTGGTCTGCTCCGTTCCTGCAGGGTGTGAAGGTGGCCCGGGAAGACCGGCTCTGACGGGGAGGCGGCGGACGAGGGTGGGGACCGGCGGCTGTGGGGACAGCCGGGCCACCAGCTCCGCGACCTCGCGTTTGCTCTTGTAGGCGGCCGCCTCGAGCAGCTGCAAGTGATTCTCCGGGGTCAGGTGGGGGGCGAGGAGGCGCAGGGTGGCCAGCGTCAGGGCGCCGTCGACCAACCGCTCCAGGACGACGGGGAAGCGCCTGGCCAGCCGGGCCGCCTGGATGCGGTTGTAGGCGCTGTGTTCCGAGAGCCGCAGCCCCTGGGTGCAGTAGACGAAGAGCGAGGCGTAGCCCTGCGTCAGGTGGAGGCTTCGTGCCTCTAGCTCGCCCAGGTGGACGATGAGGGCGACGGTGGCCTCTCGTTCGCGGGCGGCAAGGTGCTGCACGCGGACGAGGAGGTCGGTGTCAGAGAGCCGCGCGGCGGCGGCGAGCAGGGATGTGGTCATGGCATCCTTACGATCGTCCGCCTCGCGGAGTTTTCCGGGGGGACGGAACTCGTCCCGGGACGAGTTGGACCGTCGGGCCCGTCCGCGGCGGCAGCGCCTGACCCCCGCCGCCCACCCGAGGCTGGCCCGGCGCCGCTATGCCCGACGGGTGGCCAGGCTAGCCGCCGCCACCAGGCCGGCCCGCCTACACCCGGCGCCCCGGGCCGGGTCGTCTATCGGGTCGTCTATAATGAGACGTCATGGGACTGTTGCAGCGGCTGCTGGGCGACGCCAGCGAGCGCGAGGTGCGCCGGCTGCAGCCGGTGGTGGAGGCCGTCAACCGGCTGGAGGCCCAGTACGAGCGCCTCTCCGACGAGGCGCTGCGGGCGAAGACCGACGAGTTCCGCGCCCGGCTGGCCGCGGCGCTGGCCGACGTGCCCGAGGACCGCCGCCGCGCCGCCGCCCAGGCTGCGCTGGACGAGCTCCTCCCCGAGGCCTTCGCCGCCGTGCGGGAGGCCAGCAAGCGCACCATCGGGCTGCGCCACTTCGACGTCCAGCTCATCGGCGGGGCGGTGCTGCACAGCGGCAAGATCGCCGAGATGAAGACCGGCGAGGGGAAGACCCTCGTGGCCACCCTGCCGGTCTACCTCAACGCGTTGCTCGGCCGCGGCGTGCACGTCGTCACCGTGAACGACTACCTCTCCCGCCGCGACGCCGGCTGGATGGGGCCCATCTACCACGCCCTGGGGCTCTCCGTGGCGGCCATCGGCCACGAGTTCAGCGGCCTCTACGACCCGGCCTACCAGGACCCCCACCCGCACCACGACGACCGCCTCAACCACTTCCGCCCCATCAGCCGGCGGGAGGCCTACCACGCCGACATCACCTACGGGACGAACAACGAGTTCGGCTTCGACTACCTGCGCGACAACATGGTGTTGCGCCTGGAGGACATGGTGCAGCGGGACCTCTACTACGCCATCGTTGACGAGGTGGACTTCATCCTCATCGACGAGGCGCGCACGCCGCTGATCATCTCGGGGATGGTGGAGGCCCCGTCGGACCGCTACCGGCAGTTCGCCCAGATCGTGCGCCGGCTGGAGCCGGGCGTCGATTACACCGTCGAGGAGAAGCTCAAGAACGCCACCCTCACCGACGAGGGGGTGGCCAAGGTCGAGCGCCTGCTCGGCATCGACAACCTGGCCGACCCGGAGCACTTCGACCTGATGCACCACATCCACAACGCGCTCAGGGCGCACGCCTGCTACCACAAGGACGTGGAGTACGTGGTCAAGGACGGCCAGGTGATCATCGTCGACGAGTTCACCGGCCGGCTGATGTTCGGCCGGCGCTACGCCGACGGGCTGCACCAGGCCATCGAGGCCAAGGAAGGGGTGAAGATCGAGCGGGAGAGCCAGACGCTGGCCACCATCACCTTCCAGAACTACTTCCGCATGTACGAGAAGCTCGCCGGCATGACCGGCACGGCCAAGACGGAGGAGGAGGAGCTCCAGAAGATCTACAACCTGCCGGTGGTGGTCATCCCCACCCACCGCCCGATGATCCGGCAGGACCTCCCCGACCTGGTCTTCAAGACCGAGCGGGCCAAGTGGAAAGCGGTGGTCGAGGAGATCGAGCACTGGCACCGCCAGGGGCGGCCGGTGCTGGTGGGGACGCGCTCCATCGAAAAGAACGAGCACCTCTCCGAGCTGCTGCGCCGGCGCGGCATCCCCCACCAGGTCCTCAACGCCAAGCACCACGAGCGCGAGGCGGAGATCATCGCCCAGGCCGGGCGGCTGGGGGCGGTGACCATCGCCACGAACATGGCCGGCCGCGGCGTGGACATCATCCTGGGGGGCAACCCCCCCGACCCCGCCGAGGCGGAGCGGGTGCGGCAGCTCGGGGGCCTGCACGTCATCGGCACGGAGCGGCACGAGGCCCGGCGGATCGACAACCAGCTGCGCGGCCGCGCCGGACGCCAGGGGGACCCGGGGAGCAGCCGCTTCTACATCGCCCTGGACGACGAGCTGATGCGCATCTTCGGCGGCGAGCGCGTGGCCGCCTGGATGGACCGGCTGCGCATCGACGAGGACACGCCCATCGAGCACGCCCTCGTCACCCGCCAGATCGAGGCCGCCCAGAAGAAGGTCGAGCAGTACCACTTCGACGTCCGCAAGCACGTGCTCGAGTACGACGACGTGATGAACGTGCAGCGGAAGGTCATCTACGCCGAGCGCCGCAAGGTGCTGCAGGGCCAGCAGCTGCGCGAGAACGTCGTCGACATGATCGAGCGCCTGATGACCGACCTGGTGGCCGCCTACTGCCCCAAGGGCGTCCCCCGGGACGAGTGGGACCTGGAGGGGCTGCGGGAGGCCGCGGCGGCGCTGGCCCCGCCGCTGGCCGCGCTTCCCCTCGACGAGCTGCGGGGAACGGCCGAGGAGGTGGAGGAGCGCCTGGTGGCGCGCGCCCTGGAGGCCTACGAGGCCAAGGAGCGCGAGGTGGGCCCCGAGGCGATGCGCGAGATCGAGCGCCTGGTGCTCCTGCAGGTCATCGACCGCAAGTGGATCGACCACCTCCAGCGGATGGACCACCTGCGCGAGGGGATCGGCCTGCGGGCCTACGCTCAGGTGAGCCCGCTCATCGAGTACCAGCGCGAGGGCTACGACCTCTTCCAGGCGATGCTGCGCGACATCCAGGAGGAAGCCCTGCGCCTCCTCTACCGGGTCCAGGTGGAGCCGGGCACGCCCGCCCCGGCCCCTGTGCGGCGCCGGGTGCCGGCCCTCGTCACCAACCGCCCGCCGGACGGCGGCGGCTCCCCGGCGGCGCGCCCCCGCCCCTCCGGCGGCGGCGGCGGGCCGGGGCGGAAGCTGGGGCGCAACGACCCCTGCTGGTGCGGCTCGGGCAAGAAGTACAAGAAGTGCCACGGCCGCGAGGCCTGAACGCGGGGCGCGCCGGCCCCGGCCCCACCCCCGCCGACCCCGCCGCATCCCCCGCCGGCCGCACCGGCAGGATCGCCCGTCCCCTGTGGCTGCCGTCCGCGCTGGCAGCGCTGAGCGGCCTGCTGCTCTTCGCCGCCTTCCCGCCGCTCGACCGGGGCCTGCTGGCCTGGGTGGCGCTGGTCCCCTTGCTGCTGGCCGTCGAGGGGCGCACGCCGCGGGCGGCCTTCCGGCTGGGTTACCTGGGCGGATGGGTCTGGTTCGGGCTGCTGCTCAGCTGGATCCCCCTCTTCGGCGTCGCCACGTGGGTGGTACTGGTGGCGGTGATGGCGCTCTACCCGGCGCTCTTCGCCTGGGCCGTCCGGCACCTGGCCTGGCGGCGGCCGCAGGCGGCGCTGTGGCTCGCCCCGCTGCTGTGGACGGCGGTGGAGGTGGTGCGGGCGGAAGGGCCGCTCGCCTTCCCCTGGGGCTTCCTCGGCGTGAGCCAGCACCGCGTCCTGCCGGCCCTCCAGCTGGCGGCGCTCGGCGGGGTGCACCTGGTCTCGCTGGCCGTCGTCCTCGGCAACGTCCTGGTCGTCACCCTGGTGCGCAGGCCCGTGCCATGGCGACCCCTGGCCGCCGCCGGTACCCTGCTGGCCGCCGGGCTGCTCTTCGGGACGTGGCGGGCGGGGTGGGCCCTGCCCGCCGGTCCGGTGGCGGCCGCCCTGCAGCCCAATGTCCCCCCGCTCTTGAAGGGCGACGCGGCGACGCGCCGGGGGCAGCTCGACCGCATGCGCGACCTGACGGTGCGCGCCGCGCACGACGGAGCGGCGCTCATCGTCTTCCCCGAGAGCGCCGTCCCCGTGAACCTCTTCGGCCCGGCCGGCGCGCTGGCCGCCGTCGCCGCGTGGGCGCCAGAGCGCGTCGTCGTGGCCACCAGCCTGGAGGTGGGTACCACCGCCCAGAACACGGCGGCGGTGCTCTCCGGGGGACAGGCGTTGGGCCGTTACGCCAAGCGGCGCCTGGTCCCGTTCGGCGAGGCCGGCATCACCCCGGGCCGCTGGACCGACCCGGTCTCCACGCCGCTCGGCCGCCTGGGCGTGGCGGTGTGCTATGAATCGGCCTTCGCCCTCCCGTCCCTGCGCG encodes:
- the secA gene encoding preprotein translocase subunit SecA — translated: MGLLQRLLGDASEREVRRLQPVVEAVNRLEAQYERLSDEALRAKTDEFRARLAAALADVPEDRRRAAAQAALDELLPEAFAAVREASKRTIGLRHFDVQLIGGAVLHSGKIAEMKTGEGKTLVATLPVYLNALLGRGVHVVTVNDYLSRRDAGWMGPIYHALGLSVAAIGHEFSGLYDPAYQDPHPHHDDRLNHFRPISRREAYHADITYGTNNEFGFDYLRDNMVLRLEDMVQRDLYYAIVDEVDFILIDEARTPLIISGMVEAPSDRYRQFAQIVRRLEPGVDYTVEEKLKNATLTDEGVAKVERLLGIDNLADPEHFDLMHHIHNALRAHACYHKDVEYVVKDGQVIIVDEFTGRLMFGRRYADGLHQAIEAKEGVKIERESQTLATITFQNYFRMYEKLAGMTGTAKTEEEELQKIYNLPVVVIPTHRPMIRQDLPDLVFKTERAKWKAVVEEIEHWHRQGRPVLVGTRSIEKNEHLSELLRRRGIPHQVLNAKHHEREAEIIAQAGRLGAVTIATNMAGRGVDIILGGNPPDPAEAERVRQLGGLHVIGTERHEARRIDNQLRGRAGRQGDPGSSRFYIALDDELMRIFGGERVAAWMDRLRIDEDTPIEHALVTRQIEAAQKKVEQYHFDVRKHVLEYDDVMNVQRKVIYAERRKVLQGQQLRENVVDMIERLMTDLVAAYCPKGVPRDEWDLEGLREAAAALAPPLAALPLDELRGTAEEVEERLVARALEAYEAKEREVGPEAMREIERLVLLQVIDRKWIDHLQRMDHLREGIGLRAYAQVSPLIEYQREGYDLFQAMLRDIQEEALRLLYRVQVEPGTPAPAPVRRRVPALVTNRPPDGGGSPAARPRPSGGGGGPGRKLGRNDPCWCGSGKKYKKCHGREA
- the lnt gene encoding apolipoprotein N-acyltransferase — its product is MPRPRGLNAGRAGPGPTPADPAASPAGRTGRIARPLWLPSALAALSGLLLFAAFPPLDRGLLAWVALVPLLLAVEGRTPRAAFRLGYLGGWVWFGLLLSWIPLFGVATWVVLVAVMALYPALFAWAVRHLAWRRPQAALWLAPLLWTAVEVVRAEGPLAFPWGFLGVSQHRVLPALQLAALGGVHLVSLAVVLGNVLVVTLVRRPVPWRPLAAAGTLLAAGLLFGTWRAGWALPAGPVAAALQPNVPPLLKGDAATRRGQLDRMRDLTVRAAHDGAALIVFPESAVPVNLFGPAGALAAVAAWAPERVVVATSLEVGTTAQNTAAVLSGGQALGRYAKRRLVPFGEAGITPGRWTDPVSTPLGRLGVAVCYESAFALPSLRAAQRGAAVLVVVTNDGWFGRTAGPAQHAAFAAVRAVETGRSVVRAANTGISMIVDPLGHVRGSLGLGRAGIVRAPLSPPVTTPYLRGGWLVAPAALAAALLLLLPLREAVGAVRGDPALRRLGAALLLPGALVLAGFVPVWARGEPAPVWPPGAGDGTLTAWVLPLAVAAASAAFGVRPTGRSVLLSAALGSAVVLLFGGTLLGAFSRHGIPLRLAPPGAGWAVGGAQLLLAGVAWEFWLRGAVFEAARAWRGPAAAVALSALPALLLAGSTTQEAMLWALLTGVLFGLIRWLTGDAVGLALPRAAGFLLLAALPGVRL